The window GCTAGATAACAACTGCTACCACCACATGCCCAACGAAGATGAAATCCCATTGACCACCTTTGATCTAGAAACCAACGAACATGCACAATCACCCTCCCCAGCGTCCCCTGCCCATCCTGCCCCGATCCTTTACAAAGACATGAGCAACAGCCCCCTGACAACGGTAGTCTCCTGGTTGGTCTGGTTCTTTATCTCTTCATTGAACTTTTATCTCCTGGCATCCTTCGCCAGTGGTAAGGATGTCCATCTAtaagagagagaaagaaaaacaaaaacaaatatcAAATCAATTGATCTGATTGCCCCATCATCTGCACTCCCGCCCTGTTCTGATAATACCGTTTGCAAATGAATCGTCGACAACCGTTAATTctataataatacaaaaaatCTTGGTTTTCTAGTTATTGTCGTTGTTGTCTGCCAACCAGCCAAAAAACCCCCCACGCAAACCGAAAAAGGgacaaaataaaaaaaataaagcACAAAATACCCAAACCCTCAGCATTACCTGCCACAAGTATCATCGAAAAATCTCTGTATGTACTAatttatatctatatacattataaatatatatagatacCTTTGTTACTGTGCATCTGCACATTATATCCACTGTCATTACAACGTTAACGAACTTTAGGTCCTCGAGCATTTTTcttgatttttcttttttacGATTGTTGTCGTTGCGCCCACTCTTAAACGTAAGTTACGCTGTTATTGAATCCTCGGACTAAGTAGTTTTAACTTTTTAGTGTTTCAAGCCTCATTCTAAATAGAATATAATTACAACATACAAAGCAGTATCATTAGTATACCAACAAAAAGAAGCTAGGCTAAGATGAGTGAACGTGTAGGTAGAAGAAAATCGCATAGATGGGTATCTGTTTCGAAGGGTAACTATGATGGTGCGGACTGGGAAAGTGATTATTCAGGAGATGAGTTAGATGCTTCTCCTAAAAGACAAGGAACAATCAATAAATTACCTGACCTACCAAAGCTGAATACAGTTGATCAGGCAGAGTTACACGATGGTTGTTTTGGACAAATCAGTCGATCAAATACTGTAGTGAAGACTAgtggtgctgctgctgcgagtgctgctgctgcgaGTGCTGCTAGTAGTACACCGAAGATACTATCGCCCAATGAGAGTATTATTTCGCCCACTCTGATAAATACATTGGAAACTCCAAGGAACTTATCGCGTTCAAGGTTATCTTTGAAATCGGCTACTAGGTCGTCGCATGTTGTTAACAGAGATCTGGATTCGTTGATGGATGAAATATCCAAGGAAATGACATCAAGGAAGTCACCtttggataatttggaGCCTCCTCTGGAACCACCTGTTGATTTCAATCGACTTGTACGGTCTAACAGTAGTGGGGCACAATCTGTTACGGGGTCGGAAAAATCTTCAGCTCTCCCTTATGTTAATGCGGACAATGAGACTGGTTCTACTGATGGGTCGTTTAACAAATTCACGGATGTTGTGCCAGGCCTGGAAAGCAAGAGTGATGACGAAGGTGATTACGAAGTTAGGAAGGAAGGCTATTTCTCTGCCTATGATATTCAGGAGGAGATATCCGGTCAAGTTGCAGCGAATGCTCATAACTCCGTGGTAGCCTTGGAGCGATACGATGAGGACGCTCCTCATCCAGCAGCAGGGGATGATACTATTGATGCAGGTCTCCAACCCCCAACCcatgaaaaagaagttacTTCGATTGTTTTTAAGTATCAAGGTTTGCAAGATAGTGATGCTTTTGATGAGACTTTGTCTTTACCGAACCAGGAAAGGAGCAGTTCGAACCAGGAATACAGCCAGTTCAAAAACGGACCTACTGATATATACAATAATAGTAATCAGCTGCCTACTCTATCCCAGAAATCTAATGGATCCGACGCTTTGAGTTCTGATAAGAGCAAGTCAGTATCAACCAACTCGACTAATGAAGGGGGTGGTCCTATAAGGCTGAAAAATACCCCTAATACCGAGTTATCCTACCGAGAGGAGGattcagatgatgagagCTTTCGAACAGATACTGAAGCAGACCCTTATGCAGTTTTATCGCCTTTGAATTCCGATAATGAGCACTCGACTTTGATATCTTCAAACAATACATTGAATAGAGATATGGCGTCTGTGGCATTAACTTTAGAAGGCAATGGGTCTCACGATACTCTTGATGCTGCTAATAGCCTTGAAGGAGTTGGTGGAGTATATAGAATTCCTGAATCGCTAGATATTTTTACTAGCTATGATGAAGAGTCAGCTGAAGATTCTAAGAGACAGTCCATTAATTTAGGTTCATGGAAACCAAACACGGATGGATATAGAAATgcatttttgaataagATCGGAGCGTTGAAAGAGGGTAATAATATTCACGCTAATCCAGATCCAAAATTACCACCTGTAGATGTAAAATTAAAGAACGAGCATACTTCACCGGGACCAGAATTCGGTGGTGATAATGATAGTCTTTGGGAAGGATTCCCGCGGGTTGACGCGTATTGCGAAGATGATTTGCAATCTGTTGATGATACAAAAACTATTTATGACAATCAGACTTTGTACGATGTGCCTGCAATCATGACAAATAATAGAAACCTGCCTCCGTTACCGCAAAAGCTTACCGACTTGAATTATTCTTCTGAAGGATTCGCCGCAGAAAATTCTATAACAGATAGTGTTGTTGATTCTGACTCTGTGTTGAAGAGATTGCAAGGCGAGAAACCTCCATCAAAGCCTGCTATATTCAAAGAACACTTCTTGTCGATACCAGATGGAATTCAAATTGAGAATGCTACAAAGAACGTTCTCCCAGTATTAGACGTTTGCAAGTTGTTGGAAAGTAATCTATCGCATTCCAGCAAAATGGAAAAACTAACAGCCCATATGAATGAACTTTCATCACACGACGGTGGTGTTAGAACATGGCTTGCGTTTGCACTAAAGTCTACCCAATCCTCAAAAGACACTATTTTTTCTGAGTACTGCGTTAACAAGCATGTTAAGCAGGCGTATGCAAATGCAGAAGAAGTCAGTAAAAAGCCTAGTGTTTCAACTACTGTGAATCAAAATGTATCGCagttaaagaaaaaggtaTTCTCACACAGTGTGAAAGAAGGTGCAAAGGGCTTACTATCCTCAATCGGTAAAAAGTTATAAGATTAAAACAGTAATATaaacaaataataattagtttaatagtaataaaatatataattattgTATTGACTTGTTAAAAAGAGcgaaaagaaatatttaGTTATTGTATATTGAGGTCAATTCGTAGATGTGTTCTCTACTCTACGCTTACCATGTAGCCTTAATTCTTTGTCCATTAAATCTCTTATTCTATGAGAACCAGCGATACCAATTGCCATTACACTCTCTAATCTATCTAAAGGTACTTTATCTtcaaccaacaacaatgaTAGCTTCTCAGACTTACCCACAACAGCAAGAGTCACACTGCTGAGAGCATTTTCTTCGAGTGCATTTAAATCCAATAAAGGAGTTGTATCGTACAGTCCCACGGACACACCGCTAATATAATCGTACATTGCAATACCAGCGTCTATAAGTGCCAAAGTTATTCCATTTATCATTGCGCCCAGCAAACCACCATCTTTTTGTATTACGTGTATTTGGATATCAATTACAGTACGTGAATATAGCTGCAACATAATgttcttttcaaatgtaCGTACCAAGGCTGTTTGTAATTCTAGAGTTCGTCTTTCATTCCTGTGGCCTGCTTGACTTCTTTCTATATCTGAAAACTTAGTTATATTAACAGTGACAGTTAAGGTACCCTTATTTGAGTTCACTTGTGAACGCAAATTGGGCTCCTGAGGGCCTTTAACCAACGTGATTATCTTATTGTTACCTTGCTCCAGGTAAGATGATCCATCTGCAGCATTTGGGTGTGTATTAATAGAGTAATCAAACCTCCTTAACTCATTCCAACGACGCCCGTCAATACGTATACCTTCAGGTGAATATATTTCTAGACTTGACATGATAATTGTGCTGGTGAACCTTAACCTTTTAAGACCAAAATCAATGTTCAATCGTTGATGACctgcatcttcaatattaacTAACTTTtcagatgaaaaatttccGTCCCAGAAACCCGACTAAAAGGATCTTAATGAGATTCCCGAGACAGCACAAACATATAACAGTTATTTATAAAGAAAACTAATTAATGGTAAGCAAGCAGTTTAAGCAGattttattgttttgaTCTTTTGCTCCATTTAAATATAGAAGTATTTAAAGTTCTTTTTTAGCCGTTGCAAAATGTATTCTATTCTTACAGTCGATGATGAAAACTGACAATAAGTAGATATTAGCCAAAAAGAATACTacacttgaaaaaaatattccaGGGTAGAAGACGTCACGTCCTTCAAATTCCAATAGGTATCCATGGTAGAGCCATAGTATTTGAGACGCTACCCATAGTATTCCAATAAAAACTCCCTTGGTCCACGTTAAGGTTGTTTCCGCCAAGTAAAATGGCAATAAGATTAAATACcaaacaaaatattgagaCGTACAAACCTTGTTGTAAGTCACAAATGtaaaagtttgaagaaacatcGTATTTAATagaaaattccaatttgGAAACTCCCACAGTAATGCAGTAACGCCCATTGTAGCAAGGAATTGAGGTATGAAAGCATACTTGGCCCACGGAACAGAAGAACTTACGCCTAGATAAGTAGATTCAAGGTATAAGAGCATGTTCCAAATGGAAAAGTTATGACGATGATCTGTTCTTACAACGTGGTAAATGTATGCATGCTCCAAGAACTCGTTTCCGTAGAAATGATACATTAGCATACCGAGTCCcaaaaatgatattaaagTAGTAACGCccataataaataaattcTTAAACCAATCTTTATCCTTGGACctaaagaaatatattgaaattgCTGGGGCATATATAATTGGATAGATCTTGAAATGGATCACCAATCCATAAATCATACCAGAAAGGGCATATTGACGGCTTTTCAAATGGTATAAAAACCATACCACTAAGAAACATAAGATAGACTCTGCGTTCCCCCGTGTGCTTATTGTGATTACCATTGGATTTAATAACCAAATTGAACTTAGGATTATCCTACGTTTTAAGGGATAGTCGGTTAGTAGCTGCAAAATCATAATACCTGTTAAAAGATCAAATACTGTGAACACAAGTTTACCAAAATGAATCCATTGAAGCCAATGGTTAGGAACTAGTATCCAACTTAGCAATGGAGTGTAGCGGTAAGTATCACGTAAATATGGAGATACATTTTGAAAGACATAATTTGCAGCGTCATGGAACACATAGTAATCTACATCAGTGTACTTTACAACAAAATGAGAATCTTGGTATACGCCATATTGGAAAAATAAAACCCTAGCAATaaaagatataaatattagCAGTTTCAAATCCCTGTTCATAACCCAAATCTATTGCTATGTGAACCGCAGTAAGGTTCTGTTGTATTATAAAGTACCGGTGCTTCTTccatcaaaagaaaatttccTTTACTTATATGTTGGCACTTTGTGACTGCAAGAACTGGGCTGGTTTAAGAAGAATGTGCATAGATAATTCTAATACTGATTCCCATTTAGGAGCTGCTAATAACCTGAGCTATGATGACCTTGTTGATATAATTATGAATGATAAGCCCGTGCCTAATGCAGTAGAGGTTGAAGAGGTAATCCTTGATGAATCATGCAGGACAAAATCTCAGCTTCAACCACGACCCAAACCTTGGGAAGCAATACAGCCAAGTGGCAAAGATATTGAGGTCTATGAAACtggaaaagttgaaaattcTAAAGATGAAAGTTCTCCTACTGTGGGAAACCATGCCTCTTAGTTAGGCCTATGATAATAAGCATGttgttgataatttgaGCCATGTATGAAGGAGTTCATATGGTAGCATTTTAGcgtttgaaaaaatttgaatcCTATATCTTTCTACCACCATCTCTATATGTGAAATTGGTCCTTGCGGTGTTGCATGTGGGCGGTAACACCTATAAGCAGAGCACCAAAGCTAGTATACTTAAAACTGTATTCCCAATTACCAACCATAtttaattaaataataGAAATTAAATTTCCCATATATAACATTCCTTTTCATGTCCTCTCTGATATCAGGAATCGTTACATTCGAGATTTAAAACTTCGATAAAAATGCTCCATTCACCATTTAAGGCTTCGATTCGCCCATTTTAATCTTTCCGAATGAATTGTAGTTGAAATGATAGTTTGGAGCAATCCCGTTGTTCCCAATGATAGTGCTTTGGTGGTGACTATACGAACTGTGGCTATTGTTACAGGCATTCCTAGCACTAATGATCCTGAACAGAGGACCTGAAGGTTTAGTCCCGTCAAATCCTAACGAAGACTTCCAAGACTTGGTATAAACTACCGTGAGCTCTTCTTCGTCATATCTATCAGGTATGAAAGCAACAGGCTCCACAGGGCGTCTGAAATCGGCCAATTCTGTAGCTATTCTATTATTAAATGCCTTCCTACTGCTTGTGATATCTTTCTCCCACTTTAAGGTAACTTCCTTCTTCGTAAATAAAGGATCAGTCTTGATCAACAACTTTCGATGCCTTAGTTCACTTTTATCAGCATCATTGACTCTTCTACATGGTTTTTCGAGTAAACTACATCTTGGATCCGTCTTTATTACCAATGGCATCGGTGTCCTATTGCTGTAGCTTAAACTAGGTTCCCTTCTaggtttcttcttcctttgcAGCTTTTCTACTTGCACTAACCCTCGGCTATTCTGAACCACAAATTGAACAGCCACACCTATATCATCCTTATTCGTCATTTTCTTACTATCATTATTATACTCAATATCATCGTACTCTGAACTTCCGTGCAACAAGTCCCCATTACGGCCtgcattattattattattttgtgtATTCCCATTTCGCAGTGAACCCTTTCTTGACAAGCTACCTACATCTGACTTCTTGGTACTCTGCGCAGCACCCATCCGCGTCTTTCTGCTTGATTTAGGATCCACTATAACTATCTTCATGTGTTTAGAGCACATAAATACTACAATTTTAGTGGCTTGTCGGTAGATATATGTTTACATAACTGCTAAATATGACTTCATTGGATTTTAAACATTTAAACTCGAAGGAATATTTtgggaaaaagaaatcgcttattttgaaaaatgcaaaatTTTCCCTAACGTTCGagctcatctcatctcgCTAATTATCAAGTAAAGAGGCAGTTGAATAGTTATTGGGCATCTTAGTGGTTATCGGGGCATTATGGCAGTCAGAAAACGATCGCAGAAGTTAATTCAGGAAAGGAATGCAAAAAGAAGGAGACAGGAGGACTCTTTGTTGGAAAGTGGATTGttcaaagaagatattgatgaagaggaCATCAATAATGCAATCGACTCAGGCTCTGCAGGGAAAGGATCTTGGGAAGATGAGGAACAGGATTATGAGTTAAAGCCTCGGAAGCTGGATTCTTTAGATGTTGTAGAGGGTTTGCCTATTAAGATTAATGGGAAGTTGGAACGGAGGATGCGCGAGGTTTCTAACGAAGCAGTCGAGAGTGATTCTGATGGAGAGCGAAACAAGCAAGAAATTATGCATTCgggtggtggtgatgatgatgaccaTGAGAATGACCATGAGAATGACCATGAGAATGACCATGATCAAGTGGTGATAGACACTGAGGACAGGATACTTGAGATAAAAGAGATGATTGCCGAGTTGGTGGAGAACATAATGGAGGAACCTGAGGAACATACATCAGCCTTGACTCGTTTGCGGAAAATGGCAGAATCGAAGAATCCTAATACTTGCAAATTCTCTCTACTTGCATTGGTACCTGTatggaaatatattattccGGGGTATAGAATCAGGCCATTGACGGAGgttgaaaagaaggaaaaggtCTCAAAAGATGTTGCCAAGTTGAGGAATTTTGAGGAAAAGATAGTTTTAAACTATAAACTTTATGTGGATAATTTGTCCGTTTTGGCCCGTACTGCTAATAATGAGTCTCCGATCAAGGTTGGTTTGGCCAATGTTGCTTTAACAGCTGCCGTTGAATTGGCCGGTAGCTTTTCACACTTTAACTTCAGGCAGGAAGTTTTAACAATTATCATTCGGAGAGTTTGTAAACCTAACCCTAGCGCGGATCCTGTGTTCCAAAAAGCTATTAAATGTCTAGAAGTTTTACTCagtgaagatgatgaaggcAATGTCGCGTTGGACATTTTAAGGATAATTTCTAAAACAATGAAAGTAAGGAGCTACAATGTGGATGAATCCGTActgaatatatttttgtcCTTAGATATTTTAAACGATTACAATTCTAATACCAAGTTTGATGAGCCTACTAAGCTtaagcagaagaagaaagacCGAGTTCATTTATCAAAAAAGCAGAGGAAGGCCAGAAAGGAAatgaaagaaattgaagaagaaatgCGTAAAGCAGAACAAGCAGTCTCTGCTGaggaaagagaaaagaaCCAGGGGGAAATTCTAAAATTGCTTCTAACATTATACCTCAACATTTTGAAAGCTAGCAACAGTAGGCTAATTGGTTCAGTTCTAGAAGGTTTGGCGAAGTTTGGTCATATGGCAAATTTTGATCTACTAGGTGACTTTCTGACGGTAATGAAGGAAATTATAGCTGAAGCCAAATTAGATGATTTGTCAGCTAGTGAAGTCCGTAAGGTTCTCCTCTGCATTGTAACGGCGTTCTCACTAGTCACTAATCATAACCACATGAAAATATCTGTTGATTTATCTACGTTTGTTGACGCCTTGTATGCTTTACTTCCGTATATTTCATTGGATGCTGATATCGAATTTTCGCAAAAGACTCTTAGGTTGGCTGATCCATTGAATAATGAATTAATCAAACCTTCAGTCAATGTATCCACCAAAGCTGAACTTCTGCTAAAAGCTCTGGatcatatatttttcagGTCAAAATCCAGTACTAAACAAAGGGCTTCCGCTTTTACAAAGAGATTATATATGACCATTACACATACCCCAGAGAGGACGACGATCGCTatattaaagtttttaGATAAACTAATGACCAAATACTCCGAAATAGGCGGTTTGTATTCAACAGAAGATAGAATTGGTAATGGTAATTTTCATATGGAAGCGTCTACACCCGGTAGAAGTAACTCAGAAGCCGCTACCATTTGGGAAAATACTCTGTTGTTCAACCACTATTGTCCAACTGTAGCTTCAGCTTCCAAGACCTTGTTTAATAGATCTAGAGAAACATTAAAATGAGgtgatatatatttgaagatggaTATGTTTTATAGAAAATTCAATACAATAATCTATAATCAGATATGATGCAAAATACAAAAGCTATTTTCAAACCACTTGAAAAATGCCAAATTAAATGCCCTATAACTTTAAGTTTGTGCTGCTAGTTTGACGACCAGCACCCTTTGCGTTACCCTTGGTATCACGCTTTTCACCTTTCTTATCAATGATTGTAACGTTCTTGGCCTTTGACAACGTATCAAGAACATCATCCTTCTTAGATTTCTTTCTTGCTTGCttattattgttttcaaGAGCCTTGGatctctttcttttgattgCTCTACGTAATCTGTTCTTGTCCTCTCTGCTCAGTTCTTCCTTTGACATGACCACACCATTCTTTAGAGTTATTTCATCCTTATTCTCCGATTTCCCAACTCTGTAGATTTCTTGTGGTGCCAAGGTAGTGGAGGATGACATAGTTAATGGTTGTGCATCTTCCATAGCAATTGAAGCGGTCTGTACTTTGACTTCTAAAGACTTTTGAACAGGCTTTGGAATGAAACTTGCAGACGATAAAGCGTCCAATTTGTATACTAAATTCTTATACAAATCTGTAATTTCATCATGAGACTTCAGAAGTTCTTCTGAAAGTTCTGTTTCTTCGGAAACTCCTTTGTATTCACCTTCATATATCTCAGCTAAGGATTTGGACGATTTAACATCACTGAGTTCCACCTTTTGTTTACCACCAAATGAAGAGATATCGGAAATAATTCTTCTGTTTAGATCATCAAAATTACCATCCTTAATTCTTCTCCTAATCATATCCTCCAATGACTCAGTAATTTCAGCTGTTATCACAGGTACTGGCTTGGCAGTTCTATCAAATTCTAATTCCTCCGTCAATAATGCATCTTCGGGACGATCCTTTGCCTTAACCTCACCCTTAAGGGCCCATTTCTTTTGTGCAAcagcttctttttctaaCTGCTCAATTTCTCTCTGGATCTGTAGTTGTTGAAGTTCAAAAGTAGAGAATTTCTTTCCTGTTTGTTTATCAGTATTGAGCTCATTGTCAGAatcctcctcttcttgtTGTTCAGCAAAAAGGTCCAGCTTCGCATTTCCAATAGCTGTTTCATAAATGTCTTCATCTAAATCTTTTCCAGGAACCACTGGAGATTTTAAGGTTTTCGAATCAGATTTTTCAATGCTATTTTTGGTCTTTGGAGgttcaaaaaaatcatcataATACAGaacttcttcatcgtcatctgACGAAAGATCGTCAAAGTagtcaatttcttcatcttcctcgTGATCTTCCTGATCCTGAATTGAATCTTCAGCTGCTAAAGTCTGCCTGTTAAACTCTTCTAGCTCAAAAAAGTCGTCATTAATCCCATATTTATCACTTGCTTCATTATCTGGTTCTAGGGATTCTATTGCATCTTCATATGTTTCTTGAGAAGTTTTAGAGGGGTCTTCAACGTTATTTAATGTTTCATCTTCGTCGCTATAAACATCAGAACTACCATCTAATTCAGATACACTCTGcacttcttcatcatcgcTTTCACGGAGACCAACATCCTTTTGCTCCACCCCTTCGATTGTTTCACTTTCTGATGCTTCTTCATCCGACGCCTCCTCAGCCTCACTATCAAGTTCACCTGGCTCCTCGTTCTCGGATAAttcctcatcttcaatatcatcaccatcatcagcCATGTTTTTTTTAAGTGTGGCAATCTTCTCTACTAATTCACCGCCGATATTATCTAGAACCATTTTTGCCTGCCACCATACTTGGTTAGCATCTAACCCCTCTATTGCTATCTCGTCAATTACACTCTTAAAACTTTGTTTTTCTGTCTTTAAACCGTCTTGTAAATGTATcacatcatcaaaatatgtCTTCACCAAAGAAAGAGGTTCATCGGACTCCAAAAACTCCTTTGAGATTAAACCAGCTGGGTTTTCCTTGATTCTTTCAATGAGCTGAGCCATCTTGAATGAATTGTTTAAACTTCAACAGGTAGTCCTTATCTTTTTTACTGAATAATTATAACAATTAATTATACTACTTATCATATTGCATTactaaaatttttcaacctcATCGCATCGCCAAAAAAGGTCCTGCTCGAggtgaaaaagaaatcaaagCATCAGCGACGATAGCGCACATCGAATATTGTTAACGGTTTAACAGTTGTCCACTATATTCATCGCATCGCAGCGATGAAATTAATTAGTATTGAGTAAAAGATTGCAATAAGGAACTTGTATTTATGTCTGTTATCAATTTGTACTCGGAACTTGCCCCACATCAACAAAAGTGATAATCCTGGCCTTAATGGATCAGCTTTCCATTAGAAGTGGAATGAAATACGAGTACGGGACCTTTTTAAGCGATAATAGCAGCAGTGATACCTAAAATAGACAATACAGAGCTAATAAATATTGTCAGGTAGCATGCAAAACGTTCCCATGGTAGAACTCTTTCTTCACATATTCTTAAATAGAACATACATGGTAAGATCAAGCatatcaaaaaacataatCCAGCTCCCAAAAATGCGATCAGTTTATCGAACTCCGGGAAATAGATTGCTAATAGGACAAATACAATATTGGTACCGATTctgttcaaaaatttggtgatttttgtaaaatatGACTTCTCTTCGTCCATTTCGTTCTCTGAATCCCGGACTCCTGTCATTACATCTAAAGTGGAAATAATGGGTCTTGCATTTAAGGGAGTTTTAGCAATAGGAATTATGGCCATCAACACGGATATTAAAACATATATTGCCTGTGGGTAACCCTTTGTCAGCATCACTGATCTAGTAATTTCATCTTTTATTGCATTGCCAAACATTAAAAATCCGACTACGGCAATACCCATATCTGTGGAGGCTGTAATACTGTAGGTTGTCTTCAAACAAGAATGGAATTTCTGCGGATGTCTCATATCAGCTTTCAAATTAGGAAACACAGCATGACCACCCCAGCATGCGCTCAATAGACCAATTGATAAGCAGAACTCTAAAAATGACATAGGCCACAATTGAGATGGGGCAGGATGCCATAAGGAACCTGGGCTTgtggttttaaaaataccacAAAAGAAGATCGTTAAAACAGTACTGATCGTTGCAACGATACCCAGTAAGgaaaaatttgataatagaTTTAGTGGCATGAATACCTGAGGAGTAATGAGAAAGAAAGCAACCATCTTATAGAAAGTGACCGAGTACATGGGGAATAATGCGTTTAGTGAATCACCAAATAAGATAACCAAGGAAACTCCACAACCTAATAAATCCAGTGTAAACAAAAGTGAAATCAAAGCACGACCATTTGAACCAAATGCTGCATAAGCTAAATCACCAAAGGAGATCATTGTAGGATCCGCATCAATACATCGAGATAACAACTCAGCAGAACAGAAAGTACTGAACGCAAAAATGCTTAACATCAGAAGCCCTAATATCCATCCGGCATATCTTAAGCCAAGTGGAAGTGCTAACAAACCAATTCCAATTAAGACGTTAAcagaattaaaaatagtttGTGGAGCAGTGGACTGCCCTGCTATCACGGTAATCACCTTCCCCTTGGTTTCCACttgtttcaacaatattgaGTCTTCATCAAGAGAGATaccattattaatatcatGGAAGGTCAGTGACTGGTTCGAAAATCCCCGTCCCAAACGCATGGAGTCCACATCGTCCAAGATTGCTTCACTGTCTCTTCTGGGAGTGTTTGAGTCACCAGTACCAATACTACCATACAAATCAGTAATGCAAGGACGAATAGACACAGATCCCTGACCTCCAATGGCAATCGACAACCGCCTACCATTTAAAGACGGTGCTAATGTGTCAGGGTCATATAACTCGTCGTAGCCATCTTTCAGAAATGCACGTTCTTTACCTGTGTTTAATTCGATTGCTTTAAACGAATTAGCCCTCTGAAAAGAAGTCGCAAACCTACCCAAAGAATTAACCCCCCGAAAGGAACCTATATTTTGATCGAATATAGATGTA is drawn from Eremothecium cymbalariae DBVPG#7215 chromosome 8, complete sequence and contains these coding sequences:
- the FYV8 gene encoding Fyv8p (similar to Ashbya gossypii ACR036C), which encodes MSERVGRRKSHRWVSVSKGNYDGADWESDYSGDELDASPKRQGTINKLPDLPKLNTVDQAELHDGCFGQISRSNTVVKTSGAAAASAAAASAASSTPKILSPNESIISPTLINTLETPRNLSRSRLSLKSATRSSHVVNRDLDSLMDEISKEMTSRKSPLDNLEPPLEPPVDFNRLVRSNSSGAQSVTGSEKSSALPYVNADNETGSTDGSFNKFTDVVPGLESKSDDEGDYEVRKEGYFSAYDIQEEISGQVAANAHNSVVALERYDEDAPHPAAGDDTIDAGLQPPTHEKEVTSIVFKYQGLQDSDAFDETLSLPNQERSSSNQEYSQFKNGPTDIYNNSNQLPTLSQKSNGSDALSSDKSKSVSTNSTNEGGGPIRLKNTPNTELSYREEDSDDESFRTDTEADPYAVLSPLNSDNEHSTLISSNNTLNRDMASVALTLEGNGSHDTLDAANSLEGVGGVYRIPESLDIFTSYDEESAEDSKRQSINLGSWKPNTDGYRNAFLNKIGALKEGNNIHANPDPKLPPVDVKLKNEHTSPGPEFGGDNDSLWEGFPRVDAYCEDDLQSVDDTKTIYDNQTLYDVPAIMTNNRNLPPLPQKLTDLNYSSEGFAAENSITDSVVDSDSVLKRLQGEKPPSKPAIFKEHFLSIPDGIQIENATKNVLPVLDVCKLLESNLSHSSKMEKLTAHMNELSSHDGGVRTWLAFALKSTQSSKDTIFSEYCVNKHVKQAYANAEEVSKKPSVSTTVNQNVSQLKKKVFSHSVKEGAKGLLSSIGKKL
- the SKI6 gene encoding exosome non-catalytic core subunit SKI6 (similar to Ashbya gossypii ACR035W); the encoded protein is MSSLEIYSPEGIRIDGRRWNELRRFDYSINTHPNAADGSSYLEQGNNKIITLVKGPQEPNLRSQVNSNKGTLTVTVNITKFSDIERSQAGHRNERRTLELQTALVRTFEKNIMLQLYSRTVIDIQIHVIQKDGGLLGAMINGITLALIDAGIAMYDYISGVSVGLYDTTPLLDLNALEENALSSVTLAVVGKSEKLSLLLVEDKVPLDRLESVMAIGIAGSHRIRDLMDKELRLHGKRRVENTSTN
- the GPI14 gene encoding glycosylphosphatidylinositol-alpha 1,4 mannosyltransferase I (similar to Ashbya gossypii ACR034W), coding for MNRDLKLLIFISFIARVLFFQYGVYQDSHFVVKYTDVDYYVFHDAANYVFQNVSPYLRDTYRYTPLLSWILVPNHWLQWIHFGKLVFTVFDLLTGIMILQLLTDYPLKRRIILSSIWLLNPMVITISTRGNAESILCFLVVWFLYHLKSRQYALSGMIYGLVIHFKIYPIIYAPAISIYFFRSKDKDWFKNLFIMGVTTLISFLGLGMLMYHFYGNEFLEHAYIYHVVRTDHRHNFSIWNMLLYLESTYLGVSSSVPWAKYAFIPQFLATMGVTALLWEFPNWNFLLNTMFLQTFTFVTYNKVCTSQYFVWYLILLPFYLAETTLTWTKGVFIGILWVASQILWLYHGYLLEFEGRDVFYPGIFFSSVVFFLANIYLLSVFIIDCKNRIHFATAKKEL
- a CDS encoding uncharacterized protein (similar to Ashbya gossypii ACR033C), with the translated sequence MLALCDCKNWAGLRRMCIDNSNTDSHLGAANNLSYDDLVDIIMNDKPVPNAVEVEEVILDESCRTKSQLQPRPKPWEAIQPSGKDIEVYETGKVENSKDESSPTVGNHAS
- a CDS encoding uncharacterized protein (no homolog in Ashbya gossypii) — its product is MCSKHMKIVIVDPKSSRKTRMGAAQSTKKSDVGSLSRKGSLRNGNTQNNNNNAGRNGDLLHGSSEYDDIEYNNDSKKMTNKDDIGVAVQFVVQNSRGLVQVEKLQRKKKPRREPSLSYSNRTPMPLVIKTDPRCSLLEKPCRRVNDADKSELRHRKLLIKTDPLFTKKEVTLKWEKDITSSRKAFNNRIATELADFRRPVEPVAFIPDRYDEEELTVVYTKSWKSSLGFDGTKPSGPLFRIISARNACNNSHSSYSHHQSTIIGNNGIAPNYHFNYNSFGKIKMGESKP